Proteins from a genomic interval of Alteromonas macleodii ATCC 27126:
- the cysK gene encoding cysteine synthase A encodes MNVFDDNSLSIGRTPLVKLNRVTSGNVYAKIESRNPSFSVKCRIGANMIWDAEKRGVLTEGKEIVEPTSGNTGIALAFVAASRGYKLTLTMPSSMSLERRKLLKALGANLVLTEAPKGMKGAVAAAQEIVASDPDKYVLLQQFDNPANPAIHEKTTGPEIWEDTDGKVDAFVAGVGTGGTITGVSRYLKNTKGKAITSIAVEPTDSPVITQALAGEELTPGPHKIQGIGAGFIPGNLDLDLIDEVEQVTNEECMDMARKLMTDEGILAGISSGAAVVAAKRFAERPENKDKVVVVLLASGTERYLSSPLFAGAFDEQEEVQ; translated from the coding sequence ATGAACGTATTTGACGACAATTCCCTATCTATTGGCCGCACGCCACTAGTTAAGCTAAATCGCGTAACATCAGGTAATGTGTACGCAAAAATTGAATCGCGTAACCCAAGCTTCAGCGTTAAGTGCCGTATTGGCGCAAACATGATTTGGGATGCTGAAAAGCGCGGTGTCCTTACCGAAGGTAAAGAAATTGTAGAGCCGACCAGTGGTAACACAGGTATCGCTTTGGCGTTTGTTGCAGCGTCTCGCGGTTATAAGCTAACGCTAACCATGCCTAGCAGCATGAGCCTTGAGCGTCGCAAACTTCTAAAAGCTTTGGGCGCAAACCTTGTCCTTACTGAAGCGCCTAAGGGCATGAAAGGTGCCGTTGCCGCTGCACAAGAAATTGTGGCATCAGATCCAGACAAATACGTATTGCTTCAACAGTTCGACAACCCGGCTAACCCGGCTATTCACGAAAAAACCACTGGCCCTGAAATTTGGGAAGATACAGACGGTAAAGTAGATGCATTCGTAGCTGGTGTAGGTACGGGCGGTACTATCACGGGTGTAAGTCGCTACCTTAAAAATACGAAAGGTAAAGCGATCACTTCAATTGCTGTTGAGCCAACAGACTCTCCAGTAATTACCCAAGCGCTTGCGGGCGAAGAATTAACCCCTGGCCCACACAAAATTCAAGGTATTGGCGCAGGTTTCATTCCAGGTAACCTAGACCTAGACCTAATTGACGAAGTTGAGCAAGTTACCAACGAAGAATGTATGGACATGGCGCGCAAGCTAATGACCGACGAGGGTATTCTTGCAGGTATTTCTTCTGGTGCAGCCGTTGTTGCCGCTAAGCGTTTTGCTGAACGCCCAGAAAACAAAGACAAAGTGGTTGTAGTACTTCTAGCAAGCGGCACAGAACGTTACCTAAGTAGCCCTCTGTTTGCTGGTGCGTTCGACGAACAAGAAGAAGTTCAATAA